In the genome of Caldisericia bacterium, the window AGTCAATTAAATTATTGAGAGATAATGGACAGCTTATATTTATTATTCCGGCTACTTTTATAATTTTAGATGAGTTCAAAAAACTTCGTAGTTTTCTTGCAGTACAAGGCAAAACTGAAATTATATATATGGGCAATGATATCTTTAAGCCAGAAGCTGATGTAACTACTGTTGTTCTAAGATTTGTAAAAACAAAATCAGAACGGGGTAAGATAACATTATTTGATTATAATAATGCCAACCTACGGTTAATCACAGAAAATGATAGTTGGAAAGGAGAAGTTGTGTTATTCTCTACAGAATTTAGCAAGAAAGTTGATGAAATTTGCAGTTATAGAGTTGGCGATATATACACAATAAGAATCTCGCCAAGAACACCAGAGATAAAACATAATCCAGAGATCGTCAAAGCAAAGGAAATTCTAAATAAGGACAACTTACTTCCAATTCTCAATGGGAGAAATTTAAAAATAGGTAAAGTGGTCTATAAACCTATGACAGGATATTGGATAGATGAAAATAAAAAAACAAAGTTAAGAAATTTTTTCTATAAACCACATATAGTTGTCGGCTTAGGTTTTAGAGGAGACGGACAAGTAGGCGCTGCTTATGATTATAAAACATATCCATGGATGGGTGACGTTTATCATCTATTAAGAAAACATACTTTAACAAATATGCAATTTGACCTCACAGATAAAGAAGTAGTTGAATTTTTGAACACAGAAATAATAAAAAAATACGTAAATGATATTTTTAGAGACATTACATATCATTTTAACATAACTCAACTTAAGATGCTTCCATTACCTACAAAAGAAGAATTAAGAAAATTGAAAGAGGTGTTATCATGACAAGAAACTGGAAAGAGGATTTGAAGAAATTTGAAAATTTCCTTAAAAAGATAAACATCGAAAAATATGCATATTTGAGACAAATAAAAAC includes:
- a CDS encoding N-6 DNA methylase, encoding MGHIDIEVHAIAANNKVKHIKKDWGIFFTPQWVVDFMVNLIDERKLNTDGIKILEPACGICQFLMGIKKSKEHIFKTALVKIGVEINKEVIEYIYEHNLAHGIHIVHYDYLLWNTDERFDVIIGNPPYGIPSLSEHYTIRVDNETKKRYKEIYETWYGKYNVYGAFIEKSIKLLRDNGQLIFIIPATFIILDEFKKLRSFLAVQGKTEIIYMGNDIFKPEADVTTVVLRFVKTKSERGKITLFDYNNANLRLITENDSWKGEVVLFSTEFSKKVDEICSYRVGDIYTIRISPRTPEIKHNPEIVKAKEILNKDNLLPILNGRNLKIGKVVYKPMTGYWIDENKKTKLRNFFYKPHIVVGLGFRGDGQVGAAYDYKTYPWMGDVYHLLRKHTLTNMQFDLTDKEVVEFLNTEIIKKYVNDIFRDITYHFNITQLKMLPLPTKEELRKLKEVLS